The window CGAAAGCCAGCAGCGCGTGCGCTCGATGGCGCTGGTCCACGAGCGGCTCTATCGTTCGCCCGACTTGGCGCAAGTCGATTTCGCCGAATATATCAGTTGCCTGACCGATTCACTGTTTGGCGCCAACCGCGCCGACTCGGACCGTATCCGCGTGGCGATTGACGTGCAACACGGGCAACTCTCGATCGACACCGCCGTGCCGTGCGGTCTGCTGGTCAATGAATTGATTTCCAATTGCCTGAAGCACGCGTTCCCTGATGGCGGCCACGGTTGCATCTCCGTGGGGCTGCACCACGTCTCTGACGAAGAGGCTCTGCTCAATGTGAGCGACGACGGTGTGGGTCTGCCCGCCAGCGTCGATCCCGAAACGTCACCGACCTTTGGCATGCAGGTGATCGTGGCGCTTGTGGAGCAGTTGCACGGCACGCTGGAAGTCGAGCGCAGCCAGGGCACGGCCTTTCGCATCCGCTTTCCCAGTTCGGCGCGCCCTCACACGGACTTTCCGAATCCGGCCGCAACGCCGATTGTTCAAGGATGATGAATCGTGGATAGCACCTCCCTTTCGCGCGAGCCCGCTCGCATGGATTCACGGCCCGTGCGCATTCTGATCGTCGAGGACGAGCGACTGGTGGCCATGAGCTTGCGTCGGCAGTTGTCCGCTCTCGGCTATGAAGTGGCGCAGTCCGTATCGAGCGGTGAAGCGGCGATCGCGGCGGCAGCCCGACTGCAGCCCGACCTGGTCCTGATGGACATCCGCCTGGAGGGCCAGCTCGATGGCATCCAGGCCGCTGAGGAGATACGCAAGCATCGCGAACTGCCGATCATTTATATTACGGCCTTTTCCAATGCCGACATTCTCGAGCGGGCCAAGGTGACCGAGCCGTTCGGCTACATCCTCAAGCCCTTTGACGAGCGCGAGCTGCACGTCGTCATCGAAACGGCTTTGTACAAGCACCGCATGGAACAGGATCGCGCGAGGCTGCAGGAAATTGCGCGGCTTCGCGAGCAGGAACGATTATCGGCGTTGGCCACGCTCGCCGCCGGAATCGCGCACGAGATCAACAACCCGGTCGGTACGATCCTGCTGGCCGCGGAGATGGGGCTGGCATCCGAGGAGCACGTGCCGCAGATCCTGTCGAGCATCGTGGCCGACGCCAAGCGTTGCGGTGACATCGTCCGCAACGTCATGCGCTTCGCCCGCGGCGAAGTGGCCGAGCGCGAGCGCGCCGAGATCAACGAGATCGTGCGCATGGCGTGCGAAGCGGTAGCCGACTATATGTGCGTGCGTGATTGCTCGTTGCACGTATCGCTGGCGACCGAACTACCGACCATGGAACTAAATCCCGCCGGCATCGAGCAAGTGCTCGAAAACCTGCTGCGCAACGCCGCCGATGCCTCGCAGGCAGGCGATACGATCGACGTGCGAACCACGCGGGTCGACGATCGCGTGCGCATCCTCGTGCGCGATCAGGGGGTCGGCATTGCTCCCGACGTTTTGCCGAGAATCTGCGAGCCGTTCTACACCACGCGCCGCGACGAAGGGGGGACAGGCCTGGGGCTGAGCATCGCCCACGGCATCGTCGCCGGGCACGACGGCCGTTTACATTTCCAAAGCACGCCCGGCCAAGGCACGACCGCCTGCGTCGATCTGCCGGCGGTGTAGTTGGCGCGGGCGAGCACGCGCTGTCAGGCGCTCGCCCCGGAGGCCCTTGACGATCGGTCGAAGTCGTCGCAAACTGTTTCTGCCTAACACATTGCCGGAGTGGCGGAATGGCAGACGCGCTGGACTCAAAATCCAGTGGCCGCAAGGTCGTGTGGGTTCAAGTCCCACCTCCGGTACTTATGTAGCCGAGACGGGAGTGTCGCTGCTCGGGACCGCTCGACAATTGATATCCCGTGCCAGCCGAGCCGCTTATCACCTTGCCAAAGACCGGCATGCACTTTGCACCGCCACATGATGGCGGTAGCTCGTCGTGTCGAAGCCGCGAGCAACGTCAGGCCCGCGAGCGCGACTTCCATGCCGCGCCGCGC of the Pirellulales bacterium genome contains:
- a CDS encoding ATP-binding protein — translated: MDSRPVRILIVEDERLVAMSLRRQLSALGYEVAQSVSSGEAAIAAAARLQPDLVLMDIRLEGQLDGIQAAEEIRKHRELPIIYITAFSNADILERAKVTEPFGYILKPFDERELHVVIETALYKHRMEQDRARLQEIARLREQERLSALATLAAGIAHEINNPVGTILLAAEMGLASEEHVPQILSSIVADAKRCGDIVRNVMRFARGEVAERERAEINEIVRMACEAVADYMCVRDCSLHVSLATELPTMELNPAGIEQVLENLLRNAADASQAGDTIDVRTTRVDDRVRILVRDQGVGIAPDVLPRICEPFYTTRRDEGGTGLGLSIAHGIVAGHDGRLHFQSTPGQGTTACVDLPAV